The DNA segment ACATCAGCGCCTCCACCATCGCCTTGCTGCCCAGACGGACGGCCTCGTGGAGGGCCGTCTCGCCCTTGCTGTTCCGCCTCCTCGCGAACGCGCCACCTCTCGCCAGGTCCAGCAGATGGGAGACCATCCTGACCATCCCGGCCCGGGCGGCGCAGTGCAGCGGCGTGTCGCCCTTCCCGTTGCCGGCGTCGAGGAGGTGGCTGGCCCTGCCGTGGATCGCCGTCGCGCTCTCCAGGAACGTGGGCTCGTCGCCGCTGGACGCCACCACGTGGAGGACGGAGTCCAGCGCGACGGTGACCGCCTCCGCCGATGTTACCACCGTAGCTGCAggctcggcgtcgtcggcgtcgtcgtcgtcgtcgacaccCACACCGACGGTTTCAACGTCCTCGACACGGAGGACGACCTCCCCTACCGGCAATGCCGCCGGCGACACCGTGCCAAGAAGACGTTTCAGCCGGTCGCGGTCGCCGTGGCGGGCGGCCATGAGAAGCTCGGGACGATGCGGCGCCTGCACCTCATCGTTCGGCTCGCTCTGCTTCGTCGTCTTCTCGGAATCCATTCTATCTCTCGCACTATGCTGCTCTGGCTCAGCGTGTGATCCTCGCGTATGTGTGATTAATCATATGCTGCTGCCTCAAAAGCGAGAATTaatttagaaattaattaaactgcGATTCTTCCCTAAACATCACGTAATAGCGCATGCATACATACGTGCTGATCTGGCGCGAATCAGTGGAGAGGCAGTCCGGTTGTTCAGGATAAGGAATTAGATAAGCAGCAAAAGCTTAAGTACATATGCATGATGTACCTTTGTTCCTGCTTGATGGCTAGCTTTTGGTTCTTTCCCTAAGCTACTAGGACACGCCAACTTTCACAGCATGTAGCATATGGAACACACCTCTGACAATTAAACTGGCATTGATGCTGAGGATTGCAGCACTGCAACAGCATATGGTTGATCATGATCACTGACCGTGCCTTGAAGAATACAAGCTGAAGTAGTCACGCAGAGAatacaaaaataataagaaGAAGCTAACCGTGCATTTCTTTTGGCAGAAATTAATAAGAGCGATATCACTTTGCCTAGCGGAGAAGGCAGAATGTGTACCGAAACTGACCAGTAGATCTATAGACCAATAAGTCTACTTAACTccctcaaaatatatatagtttcaatttgattcgtatccctcaaccacaataTCAGATTTCTTAACCTCCTAACTATTAATTAAAATCAGCGTAAAATGGCTCCTTCCATAGTTTTGAAGGTGATTTTCGTTAACATGGCTCGTTGACCTGGTCCAACCAGTTGACTCAGCATGTGAGGCCACATGTCCCAGTGACTCCTTCCTTCTCTACTCCTCTCTCCCTAAATTTCCTCTTGGCAGTGATAGGGCGGTCGGAGCTTGATGGGGGAGTGGGGACAAAGGCAGTGGAGAAGGACACAGGTCCCCCTGGCCCCAGCGCGCCGGCGATATCCGTGGAGACGGAGAGGCCCAATCAATTGTGTCTTGAGGAATCCAATGGAATGCAAAGGCAGATCCAGGTGTGTTCGAGACAAGGGGGAACGAGccagaggtggtggtggcctgCGATCCAGATAAGTATAGGTGGGCCACTCAACGAGTCCCCTAGCCGGTGACCGTGCCGAAGTCAGCGAGAGGAAGGGTGAGGAGCCGAGATGATGACAGGTGTGGAGATAGTGGCAAGGAGGGGCACCAAGAGAGGGCCGGTGGTGAACGCAATGTTGCTGCTTCCCTCCTTTCCTTGCGGCTGGATGCATGGGTAGAACACGATGAGGCAATGTGGCGCCTGCTCGCCgcacttcttcctcttctctgcCATCTTCTCTAGCACGTCACCGTGCAATCACCGGACTTATCAAGCTTGGGTGTCAACATTAAATCGACCTCCTTGATCCTAGCAAGGGGGAGGGTACGAGGCATCGCTGCTGCTTTGGCGGTCGCAGTTTTCGTTTTCCTCGGTGGTTGGCACACTGTGGAGGTGGATGGAGCTGCCGCCGTAGTGAATCTCCGAGCTATGCCGCTGGCTCTGGCACCAAACAGCGCAATGCAAATGAGACGTGGCTAGGATGCGGAGGAGCAAGCGAAGCACAAAAGCCGTCGTGCCTCTCTTTCCACGACGGGCTGCGTTGCCTGCGGCTGACGACTTGTTTGGTGGCGAGAGTGAAGAGAAGACAGAGAAAAGGAGGAAGATGGGAAAGAGAGGATGGCATGGCGGCTGATGACTTGTTTGGTGGCGAGAgtgaggagaagagagagggaaggaggaagataggaaagagaggatgacatggCGGGGGTTCCGCGCCTCCTCCCAACCGGCGTGCTGTTTGGCGCTTTCCGCCTGGAGCGCTGTCAGCaaaaaccaccctcaaaacaGTAGAAAGGGtaaaattacaccggttttaattgTTCGGGGACCTAGATATTCGGTATCGTGGTTAAGGGATACAAATCAGATTAGACCTATTGTTAAGGAAATTAAAGTGGACCTATATCTTAAAATTCTATCCTCTTAAAATAAATCTCGTTCCCAAGATTTGGGTATATTATGGTCATGATCTCGCCTTGCTGAGCTCACATTTAGCAAATAGCTTTAACGGCTAGCTGCATCACCAGCTGCTCATCGCTTCCACCACCGCTTCCTCGCAGTGGCGGCGGGGTGTACCAATTTCCCTCGTCGGTTGACATGGCCTCAGGATTCAGCGATTATAAACAGCTCTGATACCGATTATCGTATTTTGTGGCTAAAACCTAAATCACTCGGTTCTGCGATTCACTCTATGGCTCTGCTCCAGAATTTTCGAATGACTACAGTAAGTAACTTGACGAAGCTGAAGAACAACGCACAAAATAGAGTTTTGTGATGTGTAAGGCAGCTTTTCTTCGGTTCTCTTCATACTATTTATTCCTGAATCAGGGTTTTTTAGACACAACAATACTACCGCCTAAACTGTCGCTTTGATTCACAAAGACCACGCCCCACGATCGGATCTCAGCTGCTACAGCTACTgataaaacagaaaaaacaacTAAAACTACGCTAGGACACTCCTATAGTCCCATACTCCTATGTGGATGAAGCACGCGTTCAGTCCGATACAAAATTGATTCAGTAAAGCAAAAAATTGAACGATGAGTACTCTTGAAACTGAATTATCCGTCATGAATATGCAACCATGTGTTtgggaaaatatttttcaaccCACGAGGACTCATTAAGACTTAAGCACGCATGCACATATGTTAGATTGTTAGAGCTGAATCGATTGCAACATGagcaaaatactactccctccattggtttttttcccctgaagtttgttttttttagggTGGTGGGCCGAGTACATAGCTATGAGGCTGGGTTCTTTTacgacggaggtagtagatctatcaaaatttaaaaccgGGTGGATACGAAAATTACacattgtaggatcgaatcacaagaactaagccaaccagagggggtgaatggttggtatacccaaaaaccgaaaacttttagcggaaataaaagttaccctcgaaatcgacggaagtcggtctgaccgagattgttctgccggtctgaccgagtggatgccgccggtctgaccgcctcgctcccgccggtctgaccgccgcaatgctgccggtctgaccaccggtgagttgccggttagaccgccgaaacccggtgaaacacaaatcgaagaactcttaaagtggatgacgactttattacttctctctgtgtttacaaagtgcaacaacagcactccttacaaaaatttcgactaaactcgaaaccctaaaccaaaactcaactctattgctctctaaagcgatacagggaaacctcacgctccctctctatttataccataAAATCCCCCTACTCAAAGTAGGTGTAGAACTCCTATTCACAATAGGACTCAAACCCTCATATCCACATCGAAACGGATTCCTTTCCGCTGTCGTCAGTGTGCACTCGGTCTCCTACTCCCGTTCGGTATCCTCATGCACACGTCATTGATCCAACAGGCCATCGCAACCTGTTCATCCTGCTGGACCGTTCGCACGTGGGCCAACGGCCTGTTCACAAAGCCGAGCCACCACATgttgtacacatgcatatacacGAGCTGCAGCCACACATGCACAGCACTGTACCTGCATATATACCACACCCATATATATTGCTACAGTACCTCGCTGTACTGTAGCGGCATATACTCAACTCCAAATTCTTCCAATCTCATTCGCGAACACCGATGCTTGCACGTACATctcgtgaagcccgttgcgaagatctcaTCCACACAGTATCCATCCACCGTGTGTCATCTCGTATTcaacttcgtcacccggtatccttgaccgtctggacctcaactcctccccgagtttagtcccgatccccaccgttgaccgaagttgacctccaagaatccagactctagtcaccttctcacatggtatccagACCGCAatagacctctgctcctccctgagcatagtcccggtcctcaccattgaccaaggctgacctcaagtcacctgcacacaattaGACAAAACAATCGTTTCTGatcacagatatcacaacctgacccacattagtcacacgtactcacaccaacattcacACAAACACTCAAACCAAttctttgattaaatcatttgcatagccaattgttcatcacaaatattaatcatgacaataatttcacacacatatatgtttacATGTAATAAGATTTTATTAAGGCTAAGTTGCCGCTGTTATCCATTATTTTAAGTATGTGTTTAGAAGCATATGTATGTGTAGTGATATGTGTACGTTTGCTTCTTTCATGTAATCGAAAAATAGTTGTACGTAGCATTTGGGACGATTGTATCCTAATTTTCTACCTTTTTCAAGGaaaataatatatactccctttgtttcatattataagttgtttgatttatttctagtcaaactttgttaagtttgacctaatttatagaaaaatttaatgaCATCTAAAATacgaaattagtttcattaaatctaaagtttgaatataatttgataatattttttttctgttgaacatattactatatttttctataaatttgatcaaacttaaaacatttaaacgacttataatatgaaacaaagagaATAGTATATACGCAAATACCTAACAATGCAAGCATGGACGTCAAATTTAGAATTTTTGACTTCCACGGAAAACAATATAACCCAAGTGATTCCTAAAACGAAGTTACCATCACTTAACAAATTAATCGCGGATACAAAATCCAAAGGCTGCTATATAAGAGGTTGCACACAAATATTCAAATGATAAACGGTACTTGTCAACAGCTGATCTTACAGGAGCATATGGTTTATGATAGTTTTGCTAGCCTCACTAAAGAAACAGCTTAAAGTCTTCTACATTTCCATAAACTTAATGCTTGCAGAGAGACCAAATTTAAGATGAACAGTACCACTCTAAGTCTCAAACACGGGGAATCATATCTGGATCATCGATATGGTGCAGAGAATGCTCATCACAATTGGTTCCTGTAAAAATCAATCCATTTTTGAATTAAACAAACTGTACTTTTCGAAAAGAGAATATTTCAGAAAGTCACATATGAAAGAATGACACACAGACACACAAAATCAcatatcaaaaagaaaaaaaacacacacacagagacacacaaacacacacccacccacccacacacacacacacacacacacacacacaaacatacacacacacaaaaaaaacttcAGTTATAACCTAACTATATCCTTCTCTTTGAGTATTAatacaaataaattttaacAGTGTAAACTAAAACAACATACCTCACTtcatagaaataaataaaatgaataaataGATACCTCAAGAAGTAGATACTTGATAAATTGATGCTACTTGGTGGTCCTTGCCTGCTTGCCCAAAGCCTCTTCAGTTTGGTCCATTTTGTGCTTAGTACCACTCAAAGTCATAGTCTCCTCAGCAGAACCAACCTCTACTACCATGTCATCATCACGACCTGTATTCGAGTAAAGCCCATTTTGCAGCACAGGATTAGAGCTGGATATTGATTGAGGAAGCTGCCACATTTGCATCATTTCAGATGGTGTGTGTGCAATTGGAACATTCCGTTGCATCTGTTCAGGTGGAAGATATGCCATCTATGCAACAGGATTATGCCCC comes from the Oryza glaberrima chromosome 9, OglaRS2, whole genome shotgun sequence genome and includes:
- the LOC127783694 gene encoding ankyrin repeat-containing protein At5g02620-like — its product is MDSEKTTKQSEPNDEVQAPHRPELLMAARHGDRDRLKRLLGTVSPAALPVGEVVLRVEDVETVGVGVDDDDDADDAEPAATVVTSAEAVTVALDSVLHVVASSGDEPTFLESATAIHGRASHLLDAGNGKGDTPLHCAARAGMVRMVSHLLDLARGGAFARRRNSKGETALHEAVRLGSKAMVEALMSADPELARVVAADGGSPLYLAVSLGRRDDIARLLHEHDMGLSYAGPDGNNALHAAVQKGKGKIIVLFLIYQSF